The following are from one region of the Prionailurus bengalensis isolate Pbe53 chromosome A2, Fcat_Pben_1.1_paternal_pri, whole genome shotgun sequence genome:
- the LOC122486660 gene encoding uncharacterized protein LOC122486660, with product MEPPGAPEDTLCVCFPVRVMSGSILSLQAPFLLNHSSAVHESVFFPSFLPWTLLKRPGGRVCCRLGEPWGPGFRPVPCEAGGEALWQWSCGSRLGDGGPGARPGCRGPRGQLSLRGAMDSSLLNRGWQVPRRRPLSPFVLVQSFLGPRAAGPSTWTPRLRTDARHVSRAGEGPVSLELGRRICSPTPSTGPASRIGGRGPPRSSGGSGTGGAVTKARSRCSVTTTRALSLYPPPRVPAALPAHRPPRGALGLLLLTPHREGKLLWTGFRPHRSLCLSLTSRLSLPHLLDLSAVVSVDGACHSVGWGLLLSLLT from the exons atggagcccccaggtgcccccgaggACACTCTTTGTGTTTGCTTCCCAGTCAGAGTCATGTCGGGGAGCATCCTGTCTTTACAGGCTCCTTTCTTGTTGAACCACTCCTCAGCTGTTCACGAAAGTgttttcttcccatctttcctGCCGTGGACACTTCTGAAGAGACCAGGCGGGCGGGTTTGCTGCCGCCTGGGAGAGCCCTGGGGACCGGGTTTCCGACCCGTCCCCTGTGAGGCAGGCGGTGAAGCGCTGTGGCAGTGGTCCTGTGGCAGCCGTCTCGGGGATGGGGGGCCGGGGGCTCGGCCTGGCTGCAGAGGCCCCCGAGGGCAGCTTTCTCTTAGGGGTGCCATGGACTCGAGTCTCCTGAACAGGGGCTGGCAGGTCCCTCGGCGCCGTCCTCTGTCGCCCTTCGTTCTGGTTCAGTCCTTCCTGGGGCCTCGGGCGGCAGGTCCCTCCACGTGGACCCCACGTTTAAGGACAGATGCCCGCCATGTTTCCCGGGCAGGGGAGGGTCCTGTGTCTCTGGAATTGGGCAGACGAATCTGCTCACCCACGCCATCCACTGGGCCGGCCTCCCGTATAGGCGGCCGGGGACCCCCACGGAGCTCTGGCGGCAGTGGGACGGGCGGGGCAGTGACCAAGGCCAG GAGTCGGTGTTCAGTTACAACAACACGGGCTCTATCTCTATATCCCCCTCCCCGAGTCCCAGCTGCTCTCCCAGCTCACAGGCCCCCAAGAGGCGCCTTGGGGCTGCTGCTGCTCACACCGCACCGTGAGGGGAAGCTCCTGTGGACAGGCTTCCGACCCCATCGTTCCTTGTGTTTGTCCCTCACAAGTCggctttccctcccccacttactagATTTATCAGCAGTCGTCAGTGTGGACGGGGCCTGTCATTCAGTGGGTTGGGGTCTGCTGCTGTCTCTATTAACTTGA